Proteins from a genomic interval of Leifsonia shinshuensis:
- the priA gene encoding bifunctional 1-(5-phosphoribosyl)-5-((5-phosphoribosylamino)methylideneamino)imidazole-4-carboxamide isomerase/phosphoribosylanthranilate isomerase PriA — protein MSEFTNTPKLVLLPAVDVADGKAVRLTQGEAGSETSYGDPVDAAAEWVDAGAEWIHLVDLDAAFGRGDNRDLLKKVIRQTKGVNIELSGGIRDDASLEHALAIGATRVNLGTAALENPEWAANVIGRYGEAIAVGLDVRGTTLAARGWTRDGGDLWQVLERLEEAGCARYVVTDVTKDGTLKGPNLDLLRQVMERTERPVVASGGISSLDDIAALRELVPLGLEGAIVGKALYSGAFTLPEALDVAGD, from the coding sequence ATGAGTGAATTCACGAACACGCCCAAGCTGGTCCTGCTGCCCGCCGTCGACGTCGCCGACGGCAAGGCGGTGCGGCTGACGCAGGGCGAGGCCGGCAGCGAGACCAGCTACGGCGACCCGGTCGACGCGGCCGCCGAATGGGTGGACGCCGGGGCCGAGTGGATCCACCTGGTCGACCTGGACGCCGCGTTCGGCCGGGGTGACAACCGCGACCTCCTCAAGAAGGTCATCCGTCAGACCAAGGGCGTCAACATCGAGCTCTCCGGCGGCATCCGCGACGACGCGTCGCTGGAGCACGCGCTGGCGATCGGCGCGACCAGGGTGAACCTGGGCACCGCGGCGCTGGAGAACCCGGAGTGGGCGGCGAACGTCATCGGGCGCTACGGCGAGGCCATCGCGGTCGGCCTGGACGTCCGCGGGACCACGCTCGCGGCGCGCGGCTGGACCCGCGACGGCGGAGATCTCTGGCAGGTGCTGGAGCGCCTCGAGGAGGCCGGCTGCGCCCGCTACGTCGTCACCGACGTCACCAAGGACGGCACCCTCAAGGGCCCGAACCTCGACCTGCTGCGCCAGGTTATGGAGCGGACCGAGCGCCCGGTCGTCGCCTCCGGCGGCATCTCCAGCCTCGACGACATCGCCGCGCTGCGCGAGCTCGTGCCGCTGGGCCTGGAGGGCGCGATCGTCGGCAAGGCGCTCTATTCCGGCGCGTTCACGCTGCCCGAGGCGCTGGATGTCGCCGGCGACTGA
- a CDS encoding SseB family protein yields the protein MSPATEPGDETAGDGRQAAPGSAAPGSAAPGSAAPGSAAPGPTATGADRLAGFAATLAGFTATSGDSAGQPWAGREFDDNPFGDDDGSAPPELLGALAAFRAGEVGAEAVVDAVRAARLLIPLVAELGEEGTSDAGLAVDKTQELSIVTVAAPDGRRVLPVFSSVTAMRAWNPAARPVPAAGPRAALAAASEDTELLVLDPTSETEFVLRRPAVWALAQGQPWLPSHRDPVVVAAFRASIGSELGVHDVELLAGDPDYRLAADELVVRLTLAAGLTAEELNAVLSRLAQRWAADDAIATRVDSLRVQLTAAS from the coding sequence ATGTCGCCGGCGACTGAGCCGGGGGACGAGACCGCGGGCGACGGCCGCCAGGCTGCGCCCGGCTCCGCTGCGCCCGGCTCTGCTGCGCCCGGCTCTGCTGCGCCCGGCTCCGCTGCGCCCGGCCCCACCGCCACCGGCGCCGACCGGCTGGCCGGGTTCGCGGCGACCCTCGCCGGCTTCACCGCCACCTCCGGCGACTCCGCAGGCCAGCCCTGGGCGGGCCGGGAGTTCGACGACAACCCGTTCGGCGACGACGACGGCTCCGCGCCGCCCGAGCTGCTCGGCGCGCTCGCGGCCTTCCGGGCCGGCGAGGTCGGCGCCGAGGCCGTGGTCGACGCCGTGCGCGCGGCGCGCCTGCTCATCCCGCTCGTGGCCGAGCTGGGCGAGGAGGGCACGAGCGACGCCGGGCTCGCCGTCGACAAGACGCAGGAGCTCTCCATCGTCACCGTCGCCGCACCCGACGGCCGCCGGGTCCTCCCCGTCTTCTCGTCGGTGACGGCGATGCGGGCCTGGAACCCGGCCGCCCGCCCGGTGCCGGCCGCCGGGCCGCGCGCCGCGCTCGCCGCCGCGTCGGAGGACACCGAGCTGCTGGTGCTCGACCCGACCTCCGAGACCGAGTTCGTGCTCCGCCGCCCCGCCGTCTGGGCGCTCGCGCAGGGGCAGCCGTGGCTGCCGAGCCACCGCGACCCCGTCGTCGTGGCCGCGTTCCGCGCCTCGATCGGCTCCGAGCTCGGCGTGCACGACGTCGAGCTGCTGGCCGGCGACCCCGACTACCGGCTCGCCGCCGACGAGCTGGTGGTGCGCCTCACGCTCGCCGCGGGCCTGACGGCGGAGGAGCTGAACGCCGTCCTCTCCCGGCTCGCCCAGCGCTGGGCCGCGGACGACGCGATCGCCACCCGCGTGGACTCCCTCCGCGTGCAGCTCACCGCCGCCTCCTGA
- a CDS encoding MFS transporter, translated as MSTNTPVSQPIPSVTIPSATTPDRRPWRLRHGAGFWIVAAAFLGVMAFSTIPTPLYALYQQRDGFPTWVVTVIFAAYAVGVIASLFLIGHLSDWAGRRRMVLVAIVLEIVAAALFLVWNDVSGLIVARLISGVGVGALTASATAHLGELRSVSRPAEGPRLASTVSTVVNTGGLALGPLIGGVFAQFLPAPLLLPYAVFLVILALAALAVALVPETVERAEERPAYRPQRISLPAASGGAFSAAAVAAFAGFAVFGLFTSLAPSVLAGTFHVASHLLAGVVPFSVFAASALSQIAFAPLRSRTALIVAIVLVAVGLAGLAVGVLGDSLPVFLIAGVLAGAGVGLLFRASILVAGSLAAPERRGEVLSAIFLVAYVGLALPVLLVGVALILWPLVPVLVGFVAIIGVLSVVAALRMLPTAA; from the coding sequence ATGTCCACGAACACGCCTGTCTCCCAGCCGATCCCGTCGGTGACCATCCCGTCGGCGACGACCCCCGACCGCCGGCCGTGGCGGCTCCGCCACGGCGCCGGGTTCTGGATCGTGGCCGCCGCCTTCCTCGGCGTCATGGCGTTCTCCACCATCCCGACGCCGCTCTACGCGCTGTACCAGCAGCGCGACGGCTTCCCGACCTGGGTCGTGACGGTGATCTTCGCCGCGTACGCGGTCGGTGTGATCGCGAGCCTGTTCCTGATCGGCCACCTCAGCGACTGGGCCGGCCGGCGCAGGATGGTGCTGGTCGCCATCGTGCTGGAGATCGTGGCGGCGGCGCTCTTCCTGGTCTGGAACGACGTGAGCGGCCTCATCGTCGCCCGGCTCATCTCCGGTGTCGGGGTCGGCGCGCTGACCGCGAGCGCGACGGCGCACCTCGGCGAGCTGCGGTCCGTCTCCCGCCCGGCCGAAGGCCCGCGGCTGGCGAGCACGGTCTCCACGGTCGTCAACACCGGCGGCCTGGCGCTCGGACCGCTGATCGGCGGGGTGTTCGCGCAGTTCCTGCCCGCGCCGTTGCTGCTGCCCTACGCGGTGTTCCTGGTGATCCTCGCCCTCGCGGCGCTGGCCGTCGCGCTCGTGCCCGAGACGGTGGAGCGCGCGGAGGAGCGCCCGGCGTACCGGCCGCAGCGCATCTCGCTGCCGGCGGCCTCCGGGGGCGCGTTCTCAGCCGCAGCGGTGGCGGCGTTCGCCGGCTTCGCCGTCTTCGGGCTGTTCACCTCGCTCGCGCCGAGCGTGCTGGCGGGCACGTTCCACGTCGCGTCCCACCTGCTCGCCGGCGTGGTCCCGTTCTCGGTGTTCGCCGCGTCGGCGCTGTCGCAGATCGCGTTCGCCCCGCTGCGGTCCCGTACGGCGCTGATCGTCGCCATCGTCCTCGTCGCGGTCGGCCTCGCGGGATTGGCGGTCGGAGTGCTCGGCGACTCTCTGCCGGTCTTCCTCATCGCGGGCGTGCTGGCCGGCGCAGGGGTGGGGCTGCTGTTCCGGGCGTCCATCCTGGTGGCCGGTTCGCTGGCGGCGCCGGAGCGCCGCGGGGAGGTGCTGTCGGCGATCTTCCTCGTCGCCTACGTCGGGCTGGCGCTGCCGGTGCTCCTGGTCGGCGTCGCGCTCATCCTGTGGCCGCTGGTGCCGGTTCTCGTCGGGTTCGTCGCGATCATCGGCGTCCTCTCCGTCGTCGCCGCCCTCCGCATGCTCCCCACCGCCGCCTGA
- a CDS encoding LysR substrate-binding domain-containing protein, producing MDTRQLEYFVAVAEELNFTRAAARVFAAQSTVSAGVAALERELGARLFERDAHGVTLTSTGEAALAEARTGLQSIERLRDLAAGDGALRGVVRVGIFTNLTSIDLPGIMGEFRRRHPGVDLRLGPSPSGSTGLADDVRQGRLDVAFYGLPDPVAGAIALPLVEVPFVAVLPAGHPLARRPTVPLAELAAERWVDAREGFGNRVTLDRALAAAGLAREIATEVSDLGEIPRFVAAGLGVGALPELTVNATEGVVVRPLSPGVDWRLSVIAHPRPGAAARALLELIAERFGRPIPAARPPRLEGP from the coding sequence GTGGACACCCGCCAGCTGGAGTACTTCGTGGCCGTCGCCGAAGAGCTGAACTTCACCCGCGCCGCCGCCCGCGTCTTCGCCGCCCAGTCGACCGTCTCGGCCGGGGTCGCCGCGCTGGAGCGCGAACTCGGCGCGCGGCTGTTTGAGCGGGACGCGCACGGGGTCACCCTCACGAGCACGGGGGAGGCGGCGCTCGCCGAGGCGCGCACCGGCCTGCAGTCGATCGAACGGCTGCGGGACCTCGCCGCGGGCGACGGCGCGCTGCGCGGGGTCGTCCGGGTCGGGATCTTCACCAACCTGACCTCCATCGACCTGCCGGGGATCATGGGCGAGTTCCGCCGGCGCCATCCGGGTGTCGACCTGCGGCTGGGGCCGTCGCCGAGCGGCTCGACCGGGCTCGCGGACGACGTCAGGCAGGGCCGGCTCGACGTCGCGTTCTACGGCCTCCCGGATCCGGTGGCGGGAGCGATCGCGCTGCCGCTCGTCGAGGTGCCGTTCGTCGCCGTCCTGCCCGCGGGGCATCCGCTCGCGCGCCGGCCGACCGTCCCGCTCGCCGAGCTCGCGGCGGAGCGCTGGGTGGACGCGCGGGAGGGCTTCGGCAACCGCGTCACGCTCGACCGCGCGCTCGCCGCGGCCGGACTCGCCCGCGAGATCGCGACGGAGGTGTCCGACCTCGGCGAGATCCCGCGCTTCGTGGCCGCGGGGCTCGGCGTCGGCGCGCTCCCCGAGCTGACGGTCAACGCCACCGAGGGCGTGGTCGTCCGCCCGTTGTCGCCGGGCGTCGACTGGCGGTTGAGCGTGATCGCGCATCCCCGTCCCGGTGCGGCCGCCCGCGCGCTGCTGGAGCTGATCGCCGAGCGCTTCGGCCGGCCGATTCCGGCGGCGCGTCCGCCTAGGCTGGAGGGACCATGA
- a CDS encoding SCO4848 family membrane protein encodes MTVFAALVLFVNAVFNVIAWPRFFARVRSDRRARDEAGRATAFLRVHATLLGIALLLALLSAVAGVLLLVG; translated from the coding sequence ATGACCGTCTTCGCCGCCCTCGTCCTGTTCGTCAACGCCGTCTTCAACGTGATCGCCTGGCCGCGCTTCTTCGCCCGGGTCCGCTCCGATCGGCGCGCCAGGGACGAGGCCGGCCGTGCGACGGCCTTCCTCCGCGTCCACGCGACGCTGCTCGGCATCGCCCTCCTGCTCGCGCTCCTGTCCGCGGTCGCCGGGGTGCTGTTGCTCGTCGGCTGA
- a CDS encoding HhH-GPD-type base excision DNA repair protein — protein MPISITGDAEADALLDQSPFALLVGMLLDQQIAMETAFTGPAKLRDRLGALDPAGIASLDPDELVAVMKQTPSVHRFPGSMAGRLQSLAAAIVDDWGGDTAAIWTQGDPTGAEVLRRLKALPGFGEQKAKIFLALLGKQKGLQAPGWQEAAGDYGADGYRSVADIVDADSLTKVREHKRAMKAAAKG, from the coding sequence ATGCCCATCTCGATCACCGGCGACGCCGAAGCCGACGCCCTCCTCGACCAGTCCCCGTTCGCCCTGCTCGTCGGGATGCTGCTCGACCAGCAGATCGCGATGGAGACCGCGTTCACCGGACCCGCCAAGCTGCGCGACCGCCTCGGCGCCCTCGACCCCGCCGGGATCGCGTCGCTCGACCCGGACGAGCTGGTCGCGGTGATGAAGCAGACCCCGTCGGTGCACCGGTTCCCCGGCTCGATGGCCGGCCGGCTGCAGTCGCTCGCCGCCGCGATCGTGGACGACTGGGGCGGCGACACCGCCGCCATCTGGACGCAGGGCGACCCGACCGGCGCCGAGGTGCTGCGCCGGCTCAAGGCGCTGCCCGGCTTCGGGGAGCAGAAGGCGAAGATCTTCCTCGCGCTGCTCGGCAAGCAGAAGGGCCTGCAGGCGCCCGGCTGGCAGGAGGCCGCCGGCGACTACGGCGCGGACGGCTACCGCTCGGTCGCCGACATCGTCGACGCGGACTCGCTCACGAAGGTGCGGGAGCACAAGCGGGCGATGAAGGCGGCCGCAAAAGGCTGA
- a CDS encoding TM0106 family RecB-like putative nuclease, translated as MFLLDGVIVTSASDLTEASKCEFAFLRTLDVKLGRLEKTDEVEDPMYVRSSRLGDEQEHHILERYRERFGDGVAEIERPETLTAESLAEAVRRTADAFARGSEVVFQATFFDGSFVGFADFIVRLPDGRYRVQDSKLARSARVTALLQLAAYAEQLRRTGVDVDGTVELLLGDGSISEHRLSDIEPVYRKRRARLLDIIAEHVADPGPVAWGDPRFTVCGRCGTCDAEVTAARDVLLVAGMRVTQRERLAAAGITTIDALAASTGPVEGIPDGTLSGLREQAALQLQAVEGAPPPVRVFNAPVLAVLPEPDPGDIFFDFEGDPLYTEGAGERWNLDYLFGLVDQDARFTAFWAHDFAEERVALERFLAFVRERRAAFPGMHIYHYAAYEQTHLLSISARHGVGEEEVDGLLRDNVMVDLYPLVRKSVRVGSRSYSIKKLEPLYMGSELRQSEVTNGADSITEYANARDLIALGRVEEAQPLLDALGDYNRYDCVSTLRLRDWLLARAAENGVPIGAAPLEEPEPAPEESPLRAGLLGFAGDPLDPHRTPDREAMALAAAAIDFHRRDQKSFWQSHFSRLIQPVEEWADTRDVLVVETARVVRDWYLDEGQRVERRELLLSGQWGAGSAVRVSESSGPYLLYEYPGPFRLLRAQPGARTVRTVAVIDVRDDGSVLVRETLPEDVEAYHQLPMALTPAPPPNTRPLAEAVREWGTTLLAARRNGGWPTGATVDLLRRTPPRTRSGALAPEGPADGSGRIAAVTASLLDLDRSYLAVQGPPGTGKSYLGAHVIARLVADHGWRVGVVAQSHAVVESLLDRVVDTGLDPALVGKVPSGASEAPRFTALRRNGHLEFAAEREASGYVVGGTAWDFANAARIPRDSLDLLVIDEAGQFSLASTIAVGVASRNLLLLGDPQQLPQVSQGSHPEPVDGSALGWVSDGHDVLPAELGYFLAESRRMHPALAHAVSVLSYEGRLHAHPDARERELDGVEPGLHPVPVSHVGNATASPEEAAVVVRLVDELIGRSWSDPRAGIEDAPLGQEDVIVVTPYNAQLAEVRELLDAAGFAQVRVGTVDKFQGQEAAVAIVSLAASSAADVPRGMSFLLMKNRLNVAISRAKWAAFLVHSPELTEFLPTTPAGVGELSAFIRLVEPGSPATLLDTAGEAAGEARV; from the coding sequence GTGTTCCTACTCGACGGAGTGATCGTCACCAGCGCCAGCGACCTGACCGAGGCGTCCAAGTGCGAGTTCGCCTTCCTGCGGACGCTCGACGTCAAGCTCGGCCGGCTGGAGAAGACCGACGAGGTCGAGGACCCGATGTACGTGCGGTCGTCCCGGCTCGGCGACGAGCAGGAGCACCACATCCTGGAGCGGTACCGCGAGCGCTTCGGCGACGGCGTCGCCGAGATCGAACGGCCGGAGACGCTGACCGCCGAGAGTCTCGCGGAGGCCGTCCGCCGCACCGCCGACGCCTTCGCCCGGGGGAGCGAGGTGGTCTTCCAGGCCACCTTCTTCGACGGCTCGTTCGTCGGGTTCGCGGACTTCATCGTCCGGCTGCCCGACGGCCGCTACCGCGTGCAGGACTCCAAGCTCGCCCGCAGCGCGCGTGTCACCGCCCTGCTGCAGCTCGCGGCCTACGCCGAGCAGCTGCGGCGCACCGGGGTCGACGTCGACGGGACGGTCGAGCTGCTCCTCGGCGACGGCTCGATCAGCGAGCACCGGCTCTCCGACATCGAGCCGGTCTACCGCAAGCGCAGGGCCCGGCTGCTCGACATCATCGCCGAGCACGTGGCCGACCCGGGTCCGGTGGCGTGGGGCGACCCGCGGTTCACGGTCTGCGGGCGCTGCGGCACCTGCGACGCCGAGGTCACGGCCGCCCGCGACGTCCTCCTCGTCGCGGGAATGCGGGTCACCCAGCGCGAGCGGCTGGCGGCGGCCGGCATCACGACGATCGACGCGCTCGCCGCGTCCACGGGCCCGGTCGAGGGCATCCCGGACGGGACGCTGTCGGGGCTGCGCGAGCAGGCGGCGCTGCAGCTGCAGGCCGTCGAGGGCGCGCCGCCGCCGGTGCGGGTGTTCAACGCGCCCGTGCTCGCGGTGCTGCCGGAGCCCGACCCCGGTGACATCTTCTTCGACTTCGAGGGCGACCCGCTCTACACCGAGGGGGCGGGGGAGCGCTGGAACCTCGACTACCTGTTCGGCCTGGTCGACCAGGACGCCCGGTTCACCGCGTTCTGGGCGCACGACTTCGCCGAGGAGCGGGTGGCGCTGGAGCGCTTCCTGGCCTTCGTCCGCGAGCGCCGCGCCGCGTTCCCCGGCATGCACATCTACCATTACGCGGCGTACGAGCAGACCCACCTGCTGTCGATCTCCGCCCGGCACGGCGTCGGCGAGGAGGAGGTCGACGGCCTGCTGCGCGACAACGTGATGGTCGACCTGTACCCGCTGGTGCGCAAATCCGTGCGGGTGGGGTCGCGGTCGTACTCGATCAAGAAGCTGGAGCCGCTCTACATGGGCTCGGAGCTGCGCCAGAGCGAGGTCACGAACGGGGCCGACTCCATCACCGAGTACGCGAACGCCCGCGACCTGATCGCGCTCGGCCGCGTCGAGGAGGCCCAGCCGCTGCTGGACGCGCTCGGCGACTACAACCGTTACGACTGCGTGTCGACGCTGCGCCTGCGCGACTGGCTGCTCGCCCGGGCCGCGGAGAACGGCGTCCCGATCGGCGCCGCGCCGCTGGAGGAGCCGGAGCCGGCTCCGGAGGAGTCGCCGCTGCGCGCGGGCCTGCTCGGGTTCGCCGGCGACCCGCTCGACCCGCACCGCACGCCCGACCGCGAGGCGATGGCGCTCGCCGCGGCGGCGATCGACTTCCACCGCCGCGACCAGAAGAGCTTCTGGCAGAGCCACTTCTCCCGGCTCATCCAGCCGGTCGAGGAGTGGGCGGACACCCGGGACGTGCTGGTCGTGGAGACGGCGCGCGTCGTGCGCGACTGGTACCTCGACGAGGGGCAGCGCGTCGAGCGGCGCGAGCTGCTGCTCTCCGGCCAGTGGGGCGCGGGCAGCGCGGTGCGGGTCAGCGAGAGCTCCGGGCCATACCTGCTCTACGAGTACCCCGGTCCGTTCCGGCTGCTGCGCGCGCAGCCCGGCGCCCGGACCGTGCGCACGGTCGCGGTCATCGACGTGCGAGACGATGGGTCCGTCCTGGTGCGGGAGACGCTGCCGGAGGACGTCGAGGCGTACCACCAGCTGCCGATGGCGCTCACCCCGGCGCCCCCGCCGAACACGCGTCCCCTCGCGGAGGCGGTCCGGGAGTGGGGGACGACCCTGCTGGCGGCCCGCCGGAACGGCGGCTGGCCGACCGGCGCCACCGTGGACCTGCTCCGCCGCACGCCGCCGCGCACCCGCTCGGGAGCTCTCGCGCCGGAGGGGCCGGCGGACGGGAGCGGGCGCATCGCGGCCGTCACCGCGAGCCTGCTCGACCTGGACCGCTCCTACCTCGCCGTGCAGGGCCCTCCCGGCACCGGCAAGTCCTACCTCGGCGCGCACGTGATCGCGCGGCTGGTCGCGGACCACGGCTGGCGCGTCGGCGTGGTCGCCCAGTCGCACGCGGTGGTCGAGAGCCTGCTCGACCGCGTCGTGGACACCGGGCTCGACCCCGCCCTGGTCGGCAAGGTGCCGAGCGGCGCGAGCGAGGCGCCGCGGTTCACGGCGCTGCGCCGCAACGGCCACCTGGAGTTCGCGGCGGAGCGCGAGGCGAGCGGCTACGTCGTCGGCGGCACGGCCTGGGACTTCGCCAACGCCGCGCGCATCCCGCGCGACAGCCTCGACCTGCTCGTGATCGACGAGGCCGGCCAGTTCTCGCTCGCCTCGACGATCGCGGTCGGTGTGGCGTCCCGCAACCTGCTCCTGCTCGGCGACCCGCAGCAGCTCCCGCAGGTGAGCCAGGGCAGCCATCCGGAGCCGGTCGACGGCTCCGCCCTCGGCTGGGTGAGCGACGGCCACGACGTGCTCCCCGCGGAGCTCGGCTACTTCCTCGCCGAGAGCCGCCGGATGCACCCGGCTCTCGCGCACGCGGTCTCAGTGCTCTCCTACGAGGGGCGCCTGCACGCGCATCCGGATGCGCGCGAGCGCGAACTGGACGGGGTCGAGCCCGGCCTGCACCCGGTGCCGGTGTCGCACGTGGGCAACGCGACCGCCTCGCCGGAGGAGGCCGCGGTCGTCGTCCGCCTGGTGGACGAACTGATCGGGCGCTCGTGGAGCGACCCCCGGGCCGGTATCGAGGACGCGCCGCTGGGTCAGGAGGACGTCATCGTCGTCACCCCGTACAACGCCCAGCTGGCGGAGGTGCGCGAGCTGCTCGACGCCGCCGGCTTCGCGCAGGTGCGCGTCGGCACCGTCGACAAGTTCCAGGGCCAGGAGGCGGCGGTCGCGATCGTCAGTCTCGCCGCGTCGTCGGCGGCGGACGTTCCGCGCGGGATGTCGTTCCTGCTGATGAAGAACCGGCTCAACGTGGCGATCTCCCGGGCGAAGTGGGCGGCGTTCCTGGTGCACTCGCCGGAGCTGACCGAGTTCCTGCCGACCACGCCCGCCGGGGTCGGCGAGCTGAGCGCCTTCATCCGGCTGGTCGAGCCCGGCTCGCCCGCCACCCTGCTCGACACCGCGGGTGAGGCCGCTGGTGAGGCGCGGGTCTGA
- a CDS encoding helix-turn-helix domain-containing protein produces the protein MSPEELQELVILRRARDKIDREYAEPLDVPTMAASAFMSPSHFARRFRAVYGETPYSYLMTRRIERAMALLREGMSVTEACMAVGCTSLGSFSSKFAEVVGESPTSYRAREHRAVLAMPNCIAKQRTRPVRSKPLPG, from the coding sequence GTGTCCCCGGAGGAACTGCAGGAGCTCGTCATCCTGCGACGAGCGCGCGACAAGATCGACCGCGAGTACGCCGAGCCGCTCGACGTCCCGACGATGGCGGCGTCGGCCTTCATGTCGCCGTCGCACTTCGCGCGCCGGTTCCGCGCCGTCTACGGCGAGACGCCGTACAGCTACCTGATGACCCGGCGGATCGAGCGCGCGATGGCACTGCTGCGGGAGGGGATGAGCGTCACCGAGGCCTGCATGGCCGTCGGCTGTACGTCGCTCGGCTCGTTCAGCTCCAAGTTCGCGGAGGTGGTCGGGGAGTCGCCCACCAGCTACCGGGCCCGCGAGCACCGCGCTGTGCTGGCGATGCCGAACTGCATCGCGAAGCAGCGCACCCGGCCGGTGCGGTCCAAGCCGCTCCCGGGCTGA
- a CDS encoding VOC family protein — MTISLQYSHITVTNPEESLAFYRDALGLDVLNDVESGGHHWITLGVAGREGTEIVLSDPYAGRSQSDGDAIQELVAKGVLTNVVFRTEDDLDGVFERVRATGAEVLQEPKDQPWGPRDCAFRDPSGNMVRILQSTAQPQNA, encoded by the coding sequence ATGACCATTTCGCTGCAGTACTCGCACATCACCGTCACGAACCCCGAGGAGTCCCTCGCCTTCTACCGTGACGCGCTGGGCCTGGACGTCCTCAACGACGTCGAGTCGGGCGGCCACCACTGGATCACCCTCGGTGTCGCAGGCCGGGAGGGCACCGAGATCGTGCTGTCCGACCCGTACGCGGGCCGCTCCCAGTCCGACGGCGACGCCATCCAGGAGCTCGTCGCCAAGGGCGTGCTCACCAACGTCGTCTTCCGCACCGAGGACGACCTCGACGGCGTGTTCGAGCGCGTGCGAGCGACCGGCGCCGAGGTCCTCCAGGAGCCGAAGGACCAGCCCTGGGGCCCCCGCGACTGCGCCTTCCGCGACCCGTCGGGCAACATGGTCCGCATCCTGCAGTCGACCGCGCAGCCGCAGAACGCGTAG
- a CDS encoding MetQ/NlpA family ABC transporter substrate-binding protein, with translation MSDATPPVPALPEKPKRSKTPWIVGIAVVAVVAVAGGVFAAVNANSSGSAGAAGKTVTVKIGTTEQAAPYWPILEKEAAKQGIDIQVVGFRDYTQANPALADGQLDLNLFQHLQFLANYNVQSKQDLVPIASTLVVPLPLYSKKYTSVDAIPQGAQIAIPNDPTNQARALLVLQKAGLLKLKDGGNTLATPADIVASESKVRVIPVDAAQTAPALDSAAAAVVNNNFALTAGLDPKSALFQDDPKSSTAEPYINAFVARAKDKDNATYLKVAELYHTKAVQDAVLADSKNTAVIVQKPQADLIAILNRLEKTIEAAK, from the coding sequence ATGTCCGACGCCACCCCGCCCGTCCCCGCGCTCCCCGAGAAGCCGAAGCGCTCGAAGACCCCCTGGATCGTCGGCATCGCCGTCGTCGCGGTCGTCGCCGTCGCCGGCGGCGTGTTCGCGGCCGTGAACGCCAACAGCAGCGGCTCGGCCGGCGCCGCGGGCAAGACCGTCACCGTGAAGATCGGGACGACCGAGCAGGCGGCTCCCTATTGGCCCATCCTCGAGAAGGAGGCCGCGAAGCAGGGCATCGACATCCAGGTCGTCGGCTTCCGCGACTACACGCAGGCCAACCCGGCGCTCGCCGACGGCCAGCTCGACCTGAACCTGTTCCAGCACCTGCAGTTCCTGGCGAACTACAACGTGCAGTCGAAGCAGGACCTCGTGCCGATCGCGTCCACCCTGGTGGTCCCGCTCCCGCTCTACTCGAAGAAGTACACCTCGGTCGACGCCATCCCGCAGGGCGCGCAGATCGCGATCCCGAACGACCCGACCAACCAGGCCCGCGCACTGCTCGTGCTGCAGAAGGCCGGCCTGCTGAAGCTGAAGGACGGCGGCAACACCCTCGCGACCCCCGCAGACATCGTCGCGTCCGAGTCGAAGGTGCGCGTCATCCCGGTGGACGCCGCGCAGACCGCGCCGGCGCTCGACTCGGCCGCAGCCGCCGTCGTCAACAACAACTTCGCCCTGACGGCCGGCCTCGACCCGAAGTCCGCGCTCTTCCAGGACGACCCGAAGAGCTCCACGGCCGAGCCCTACATCAACGCCTTCGTCGCCCGCGCCAAGGACAAGGACAACGCGACCTACCTCAAGGTCGCCGAGCTCTACCACACCAAGGCCGTGCAGGACGCGGTGCTGGCCGACTCCAAGAACACCGCCGTGATCGTGCAGAAGCCGCAGGCCGACCTCATCGCGATCCTGAACCGGCTGGAGAAGACCATCGAGGCGGCGAAGTAG